atgtttgtggcagccctttttgtcgtggcaagaaactggaaactgagtggatgcccatcaattggagaatggctgaataaattgcagtatatgaatgttatgaaatattattctgtaagaaacaaccaccaatgatttcagagagatctgaagagacttgcatgaactgatgctaagtgaaatgagcagaaccaggagatcattataaacagcaacaacaagactaaacaatgatcaattctgatggacctgactctcttcaccaatgagatgattcaaagcagttccaattgttcagtgatgaagagagccacctacacccagagagagggcctTAGGAATTGAGTATGGACTACAACttaacattctctctctttctgttgttgtttacttacattttgttttctttctcagtttttttcttccttcttcatctgattttttcttatggagcaaaataactgtataaatatgcacagatatattggatttaacctatattttaacatatttcacatcTATTGAAATGCCTGCCAgttaggggagggggttgggggaaagtgggaaaattaggaacaaaagattttgcaagggtcaatgttgaaaaattacctatgcataggttttataaataaaaaactttaataataataataaaaaaaacaaatccaaagaccccagcatTTTTTgataagagctcactatttgacttaaattgctgggaaaattggaaactagtagagcagaaattagacattgactcacacctaacactgtacaccaagataaggttgaaatgggttcatgattaagacataaagagtaatattttaagcaaattagaaaaacatagcataatttatctctcagatctgtggaggaggaaggaatttgtgaataaagaagaattgaagattattattgaacacaaaatcaataattttgattatattaagttaaaaaggttaaaaaacaaactagaacctttccctataagatcaggagtgaaacaaggttgcccactatcaccattacttttcaatatagtattagaaactctagccttggcaataagagccgagaaagagattcaaggaattagagtaggaaatgaggaaatcaaattatcacttttcacagatgacatgatggtatacttagagaacctcaaggaatctgctaaaaagctattagaaataattcagaattttagcaaagttgcaggatacaaaataaatccacataaatcctcagcatttttatacattactaacacaatccaacagcaagagatacaaagagaaattccattcaaaataactgtcaatagtataaaatatttgggagtatatctatcaaaggagagtcaggaattatatgagcaaaattacaaaacacttgccacaaaaataaagtcagatttaaataattggaaagacattcagtgctcttggataggccgagcgaatataataaagatgacaatactccccaaactaatctatttatttagtgctataccaatcagacttccaagaaactattttaataacctagaaaaaataacaacagaattcatatggaacaacaaaaggttgagaatttcaagggaagtaatgaaaaaaaattaagtgaaggtggtctagctgtacctgatctagaactgtattataaagcaacagtcaccaaaaccatttggtattggctaagaaatagactagttgatcagtggcatagattaagttcacagggcaagatagtgaataaaaatagcaatctagtgtttgacaaacccaaagatcccaaattttgggataagaattcattatttgacaaaaactgctgggaaaactggaaattagtatggcagaaactaggcatggacccacatttaacaccacatactaagattagatcaaaatgggtccaagatttaggcataaagaacgaaatcataaataaattggaggaacatgggatggtttacctctcagacttgtggaggaggaaggagtttgtgtccaagggagaactagagatcattatttatcacaaaatagaaaattttggttacatcaaattaaaaagtttctgcacaaacaaaactaatgcaaacaagattagaagggaagtaacaaattgggaaaacatttttacagttaaaggttctgataaaggcctcatctccaaaatatacagagaattgtctttaatttataagaaatcaagccattctccaattgataaatggtcaaaggatatgaacagacaattttcagatgatgaaattaaaactatttccactcatatgaaagagtgttccaaatcactattgatcagagaaatgcaaatcaagacaactctgcattacacacctgtcagattggctaagatgacaggaacaaataacgatgaatgttggaggggctgtgggaaaactgggacactgatgcattgttggtggagttgtgaaagactccaaccattctggagagcaatctggaattatgccccaaaagttatcaaaatgtgcataccctttgacccagaagtgctactactgggcttatatcccaaggaaatactaaaaaagggaaagggacctgtatgtgccaaaatgtttgtggcagcccttttcatagtggctagaagctggaatttttttttaattcagcattacataaatcattttattttaagatgcTCAATAATCAATCTATATCAAAACCATGTTCAAAGGGATAAAGACACAGACCTCTGTTCTCAGAATCTCTCTGATCAATGGGAATGACTTTAAAATGACTCAATATAACCAATTTAAAACTTACATGGAATATAGAATATACTGTCCTAATTTTACATTAAAGAATCctatcagaattaacattaataatttcttcatccttaaaaatattaattcaacttCTTCCAATCAAGGAGTCCAtataaacttttctggaaataaaaataacagctaCAAtaccaatattgttaaaattcttcTAAGCCCAATTAATCCCCCCTCTCaccaaaacattcctaattgTAAAGTCAACtttagaggttataaattgtcctttACAATCCATTCTTGAGGTTCCTTCACAGGTCCTTTAACCCTGGTGTTCTCAACCTCCAGACTGCAGTCTCACTCATCTGTAATGTCTTGTAAGGTCCTTCCCACTctgctagaagctggaaaattaatggatgcccatcaattagagaatggttgggtaaattatggtatatgaatgttatggaatattattgttctgtaagaaatgaccaacaggaggaatacagagaggcttggagagacttacatcaactgatgctaagtgaaacgagcagaaccagaagatcattatacacttcaacaatgatactgtatgaggatgtattctgatagaagtggataaattcaacatagagaagagctaatccaattccaattgatcaatgatggacagaatcagctacatccagaaaaggaacactgggaaatgagtgtaaactgttatttttaccctctgaatccaattcttcctgtgcaacaagaaattcggttctacacacatatattgtatctagaatatattgtaatatatttaacatgtataagactgcctgccatctgggggagggggttgggggaggaagggaaaaaatctgaacagaagtaagtgcaagggataatgttgtaaaaaattacccatgcatatgtactgtcaaaaaagttataattatagaataaaataaaaattaaattaaaaaaaggttaaaaaacaaaactaatgaagaaaagattaggagggaagcaataaattgggaaaacaattttatattcaatggttctgataaaggccccatttccataatatacagagaattgaccgAAATTGAAagcatctctagtcatatgaaaaggtattctaaatcactattgatcagaaaaatgcaaattatgacaactctgagaaaccaccacgcacctgtcagattggctaagatgacaacaaaagataatgatgaatgttggaggggatatggggaaactgggacactgatacattgttggtttttttcattcaacattaTACTTAAATTTTACTGGGTGTAATATTTTCAGCTGCAActctagttctttttaaaattgtaaatataaagtaTTCCACAACCTATAGTCTTTTATTGTAGTCACTGATAAGTCTTATGTGAATTGAATTATAGCTCCAGTATAATTGATTCTTTGGATgttgcttgtaaaattttctttttcttctagagGTTTTAAAATTTAGCAATGGTGTTCCTGTATGTTTTCCTTATAGGATCTCTTTTAGGTGATGATcagtaaatttgtttttatttgtactttccacttttgttctatcacttcaggacaaatttctttgtttatttcttgtattattgttttacagttctttttttggtcatggttttcaggtagcctaattattcttatgttttctcaatCTGTTCTccatatatattgctttattatgagatgtctcatattttcttctaacttttaattctttatgttttattttatttcttgatctcaTAAGTTTCCTAATTTCTCTATACCCAACTCTAATGTTCAAAGAGTCCTTTCCTTCCTTAAGCCTCTGGATTTCCTTTTGtaattgcttgtttttcttttcataatcttgtttttcttggatagttctcattttttcccttcagtctttcccatctgatttttaaattcttctataaTTTTGGAGGGCAGATGATCATTTAATGTTACTTTGGATGGTAAGaagctttttttaactttagtatCCTCTTCTAAAGATGAGCCCCAGtattccctattcccatagtaactttatATATTTGggttctttctctgtttattattattattattattattattattattattattattattattattattacaataaaagCTTATTAGGGTAATCACCCCTAATCCTGGAGGGGTGGTAATAGTGTTGCCTCTGGATTCAGGACTTTCTTTAATTTTCCCCTTTGGTCTGGAACCTAAAACCAAGAACTGCAACCTCCTGTAAGTGCCTGGATGTCAACAGCTTCACTCCCAGCTGCTTATGTTCTTATTGTGGTGcagatatgtttagtattgatattactgtattgtttgtttgtttgttcatctatctatctatctatctatctatttatttattagcaaAATGTGGTTTCTCTgattacctcttttaattagatttatttttgtattgctTTGTCTGGGATTGTGATTGTTGCccctagatttatttttattctgtgtgtacctctctgtttcaagtatgtttcttgtaaataaaaatattatgttatcttttaatccattctgcatATGAATCTTCAACTCCTTCTCTTCTATTAGctcccccaccccttctcttGAGCCTTTGCCTTGTATTTCcttgcagggtaagatagattttctATCTTTACAACTGAGGATGTTTATTAATCCTAGTTTGAACCAATTTTGGTGAGGGTAAGTATTTACTGTCccacttccatttttcttctctaaaagctctttctttcatgttctttttatttgagataattttccttttttcttctctcttttctcctccattttcttctccctttatccTTCTCCAATGCATCCCCTGTTTTTatatcttaatttaattttttagacatcattccatcatattcatcTCACACATATTACTTCTGTCTATATAAATCTTTTaaactgtcctaataatgataatattcttaGGAGTGGcaattatcatcttcccatataggaatgaaAGGCTTATATTGTTATTGAACTCCttaggatttttctttctttactttaagcttttcttaaatcttttttgaaagttgtttccttttcaactctggtcttttttttttttttttttttaatattatcatgaATGCTTAACAGTCCTCTATTCCATTAAATATCCCTTCTCCCCTGAAGAATATACTCTGTTTTGCCCATAGATGATTCTTGCTTGTAATCTtctttctagaatatcatatcccaagaCCTCTGCTCCTGCAGTGCAGAAATTGCTAAACCTTGTGTCATCCTAAGTGTATCTcattaatatttgaattatttcttccttcttaaataattcttatataattttctccttaacctaAGAGCCCTAATTGGACTATAATATTtctaggagtttttattttggacttTGTCAGGAGCTAATTTTTGGATTCCTTTAGTTTCTATCTTTAATTGTaggataatttattgaaatattacatgtaaattatacataaatattatatataaattatgtatggATAATGACATTTACTTATTCCAATAAgtcttaaaattatttcttcttgatctgttttccaggttagcTATTTTGCTTAAGagttatttcacatttccttttattttttcattcttttgattatgttttattgtttcttggtgACTCATGTATTTATTGGCTTCCACAtacacaattctaatttttagaaattatttccttttatgaaCTTTTGTACCCATTTTCCCATTAAATCAATTCTACATTTTAAGGCATTTATCTGTTCAGTGAATTTGTGTAatctttttataaatcttttgactctttttttttcataattttcctgcattattttcattttttctccaaattttgcCTATTTCCtttgttcaattttaaaaatcctttctgatttcttctgagaattcctttttttgggtttatatccaattcacttttttttttgaggctttgtttttggttgttgttgttgttgttgttgtttttaacaacTTTGTCTTCTAGGTTTGTGTTttaatcttccctgtcaccataataatttattaaaattagattttttttgttgtttgctcatttttcagtATATTTCTTGCAATTTAGTTATCTGTTAAAGTTAAGTTCTGATGCTGAACTGGAAAGAGAGTTATATCCACTCTGGTGAGGTGGGTTTCTGGAAGTTTTTGGGACTTCAAGaatggtatgatctaaggagaggtgcGGTCACTGTTCTCCTGGTCTGAGGTCTAGTTCTTACTCACAAAGGGACCTTGTTCTCATGTAACTACCAAAACTAGCACTCCTCCAGGTTTTAATAGTATGAGGTCCCTTCCTCTCCTGTAGATGAATCTGCTAGTGCTTTCTTTTGTCTTAGAGCTTAGATGAGGGTCCCTAATATATTATGAGTGACCAAAAACTTTCTTCTTTGCCTTAGAACCACAATCTGAGTCCCTGATGGCCTGCCCTTAAAGTACTATCACTTCTTTTGACCTGTAACTACTTATGGGAAATGTAACAGGAACCTGAAGTCAGTGCCAACAAATGGTTCCCTGCAATCTCCTTCTGATCAGTTGGCTGACTTCCTCTACCATCTGTGGCCTAAGAGCTCCTGAAATGGCAGCTGCAGTTAATGCAGCCATCTCATTGCACTGCCTGTGTTATGCTTCTGTGgtcccttcatttttcttttgagccaaATATTTCCTGCAGacatattacattattttattgtaGATAATTGTTTTTACCTGATATTTTATTGGTTCTGCCACTCcagaactcaatttaaaaaattattttagagttatttggagaataatttgggaAAGTACTTCTCTTCCCCCAATCATATTGTTTCTACCTCTCtgaattttcaattaaatttaagcCCATCAGAGTATAACATATATCACCTggcatatatatcatatatgtaatatataatcaCCTGAGGGTGATTCATGCTGAATGTCAAAGAAAGGTCTTCTCAATCCACTTCTTATTTTATAGTGGAAGAAATAATACCAGTGAGGTTAAATACTTAAATATGGTCTCATGGCTAGTAaatgatggatttgaactcaagtcttctgatacTAAATCTAGCATGACTAATACCATACCACATTGCATCTTACTTATGTTACTTATGCAGTctttgctaatttaaaaaattttctttaaaccCATTTTGTCTGACACatctcttaaatatatatttctacccaCAAGGGGTGATAATATGATGTTAGACAGATTCTCAGTGACTAAAAAAAAACTGAGTACTGTGAAGTATTCAATTCATGTgaaattgttgttttcttttttaattaactcTTTTATTGGCCATATTTAACTTCCCCTATAAAATCTTTCAGAATGCCTATAAGTTCTTAGAATGTTGTGTAGAATGTTAATAATAAGATGAATAAATTTAAggggaaataatttttcaaaacattggGCTCAACACTTGTATCCATCCCTTTTCTTCAGTAAAATTCCATGCAATTTATCCATATAGTCACTTATCTTGATATTAACTAGTTATGTTATTGGGATAGTAGTATCCTTTTTATTGATTGTTGAATTTAGAATACAATGTGATGTTTCTATACATTATTACTTGCATGTTGAGTGGACCTAAAATATTCAAAAGTATATTGCCTAAATTGATGTCTGCTTAAACTAAAAGttgtttcttctaattttctataGCATTCAAGTATAGTGTGCccattgttttctctttaaattaacttttttttttgataaaagttTGCACTTCTTTGAATAAAAGGTATCTTTGATTTTTGTAAACTGCTccttattattttgttctatgggtCCTTattgtttgcttcatttttacatttaatatttattctttcaacATGGCCTTTAAGAGTTTTGGgatgaaacaaaaaaatgggTCTCGACCTTTGTCAAATACATCCAAGTTTTCAATGGCGAGGGAGAAATTTGTCAGTCTAAAAGACATCAATTTTCTTGCAAAAATTGGAGAGTTCTGATATTTTACCAAAGGCTAAtacaatttattttgaaataggaTTTCTATCTTcttctcttccattctttttttttttttttgttggaatGAAACCAAAAGGTTGACTTGTGGTGACTTTGATGAATCAAATGTAGCAATGATCCTCTTTTCATTCTGCTTCTTGTTGGTTTCTCTTTCAgatctattgttattattgttgccatattatttttcagtacTTGTTCTCACAATCTTTAAAGAGAAGTGTCAGATCACACAATGGTTTGATATCTATGTGCATTATTATTTAGTCACAAAGAGAATAATGAAGTTGGTTACCTCTCTGAGGTAATCAAGAGTATTACATACTTAAGATTATAGACTGAGGGAAAAAACTTCTAAAGGTACCATTGATTTAGGGATTGACATTCCTTTTTTTCAACCATGCAAGAAGTAAGGTAATTTTTTTATGATAGAGACAGATGTTATATTTATTTCTGGAGCTGTCTTTTCAGTGATAAAAGTAGGTTCACTAGATACAGTACTCTTAGATAAGATGATAAGCTTATTTTTGTATAATGAAGACTCTTTAGATATTTAACAATGCCCTGGAGCATTTCAAAGACAGATTGTACTGTTTTGCTATTTATCTTGAATAGTCTAAGTAGAATGCcaagctaccaaaaaaaaaaaaaaacaaaaaacaaaaaacaaacaaacaaacaaacaaaaaatgcttcaTTCATCTTGCAGCAACAACTGTAGgggttattttatttctttggagggatatgaatattttattttgtaattgcctcagatttcaaaacaaaaataccaAATGACTGGAAATAAGACCCAAAATCATAAATGGGGCATCTTTAATATAAAGTCAGCACCACACATTACATTAAGCTTCACTAATTTCTCCTTCCCACCACTCAGTTTTTAGTTCCATAAcaattttaaagagagagaataagataTTGCAAGGGATTAAATTTTTTCactgatttaaaaataacatcAGGGATAAGATGATCAGAAGAATTTCAGGCTTTAGTATTCTTTAATCTTTGGGGacagcagaaaaggaaaaaaaatgacagctGTGCTTCATTTGTGGAAGAGATGAAATTTCCAAACAAGACAAActgtaaaattaataataataaataaaaacacattcaATTTTCCCTCTGACTGAAAGGAAAGTTGGAAagttttttctcatatatattttttggaacTTAAGATATTGTACATTTTATAGTTACCCATTAAAAAATCCCCacaaagtgaatgtaaattggtagcactactgtctatctacccaggttacttataccttcagaatctaatacttaatgtgcaaaagaaaatggtatttacacacatatattgtatctaggttatattgtaacatatgtaaaatgtatgggattgcctgtcatcaacgggagggagtagagggagagaggataatttgggaaaatgaatacaagggataatattattaaaaaaatactcatgtatatatactgtggaaaaaaattctaaataaaaagaaatccccacaaatttaaaaggaaaagggatgCTATTATGATAAAATAAACAATACTAAAATAAGTCACAAGGtaccaaaatagaaacaaataatcATCTTAAATCATCTTTGATTGGAGTTAGATTTACAGAAATGAGGGATATGAGATGGTCTTTATTTCGATTAGTCTAGCTACACACTAAAGCACAGATTGTTGTtattttaggaaatatttatcagtgtgaaaatatgaaatagaatctCACTTCACCTTAATACTTGAAAAAAAACCCCTATATTCACAATTTAGGTTTGGTTCCTATGGTAAACAGATCTTTAAATTTGTATTGTTTAATAATGATGCCCATAGATGCAAATTTCCACTATATCCCTTTTCATTGTATTTTAGACTATATAATGAATGCATTTCACAATGACCTTTCATATCTTGGGAAAAGTCATTTTAGTCAACAGAACTTTCCTCAGAGCAGCCTTCATATCCTTGTTTCGAAGGCTGTAGATCAAGGGATTGATGAGTGGAGTGATAACTGAATAAAACAGTGTCACAACTTTCTGGAATCCTACTGGTTCCTCTGCTCCTGGACGCACATACATCATCATAACAGAACCAAAGAATAAGATGACTACAGCTAGATGTGAAGCACATGTAGAGAAAGCCTTATGTTTGCCAGCTGTAGAGGGGATTCGCAGCACAGAATTAATGACCAAGGCATAGGAGATGAGGATGAAGATAAAAGTACCAACCATAAAGATTGTATTGAAAGTAGAATAAATAAACTTTATGGTATGGGTTTTGGAACATGAAAGAAATATCAATGGGACAGGATCACACATGAAATGATCAATAATGTTTGGGCCACAATAGGACAACTGTGAGATGAGAACAACTGGTATTAGAAAGAGGACGAAGCCACATGACCAGCCAAAAATCACCAAGCCAGTGCAGAGATGGGTAGTCATGATAGTTGGGTAATGCAGTGGACGACAGATAGCAAGGTACCTATCAAATGCCATGATGCAAAGATAGAAACCTTCATCACAGccaaaggagaagaagaaataaaattggaCAAAACAACCAACAAAGGTGATGGTCTTGGTCTCAGAAAGGAAATTGGCCAACATGTTGGGCACAGTTGTGGTGACATAGCAGATCTCCAGAAAGGAGAAATTCCCCAAGAGTATGTACATAGGTGTATGGAGGTGCCGATCCCAGAACACAGCACACACAATAGATGCATTTCCCATTAAGGTTAGCATATAAATCACTGAGAATATCACAAAGTAGACCATCTGTATCTCCCGGCTGGAGGAGAAGCTCAAGAGGATGAAGTGACTAACAGAATTGACCATGCTTTCTATgtcagaaatatttcttttttcagaagCCATGAAGATGGTGCtagatataaaaatacaaattaaatagaGATTGTTGCTTTCCCCTGAGAAATGTGAATTgccatttcatttatttcaatcaAATGGTAAGCATCCTGATTTTTGCTGGAATTTAAATTATAATGTCCCGTACCTATTATTAGAATATACAAATGAACTTCTTTACTTAGTAAAGTAACACAGTACTACAGAGCAAAACAGGAGTGATTTAGGTTAGATTTTAGTTAACAAAGATCAAAaacctagaattcaaaaatcCTTGTTTCTTATACTCTGCCACTACACTGGCAGAATCTGTTGCCTTAcctatttctctttccttatctgtaatatgggTATTAGAGAAAGTTTATAGTAGATAAGGAGATaagcttagaatcaagaagatttgaatttgagtATCTAAATTAAATGTGTTTCTGACACATATTTTCTGTGTAATCATAGACAGGTTTTAGTATATTAATATCCCAAGTAATTCTTTAGTCTGTAAGTTGTAAAGCAGTTGCTGCATTGGTGGAAGTAGT
The DNA window shown above is from Sminthopsis crassicaudata isolate SCR6 chromosome 2, ASM4859323v1, whole genome shotgun sequence and carries:
- the LOC141552769 gene encoding olfactory receptor 11G2-like, whose protein sequence is MVNSVSHFILLSFSSSREIQMVYFVIFSVIYMLTLMGNASIVCAVFWDRHLHTPMYILLGNFSFLEICYVTTTVPNMLANFLSETKTITFVGCFVQFYFFFSFGCDEGFYLCIMAFDRYLAICRPLHYPTIMTTHLCTGLVIFGWSCGFVLFLIPVVLISQLSYCGPNIIDHFMCDPVPLIFLSCSKTHTIKFIYSTFNTIFMVGTFIFILISYALVINSVLRIPSTAGKHKAFSTCASHLAVVILFFGSVMMMYVRPGAEEPVGFQKVVTLFYSVITPLINPLIYSLRNKDMKAALRKVLLTKMTFPKI